One genomic segment of Salinibacter grassmerensis includes these proteins:
- the dprA gene encoding DNA-processing protein DprA → MRLPLPDDDKPAGQNQAHDQRALIGLSLVSGVGPQRLRALLAAFETPSAIFRASRSTLTQVDGVGDQTAEAILTFDDRAAVRREMKRADDLGASLVSPWDARFPDRLREIYDPPAFLWMRGTLPEDGRPMVTVVGTRRCTDYGRAQAHHFGAALARRGFTVVSGLAYGIDAAAHKGALDAGGRTIAVLGSGVGHIYPQKHTALAERITEHGAVLSEYGLDAEPDAPHFPERNRILSGVALGTLVVESYAEGGALITARLALEQNREVFAVPGAITKDSSRGTNRLIQKGHAKLVMAMDDLLEELPAATVEEPEEVDAETVAAGGGPDPDDLSGDAQVLYNALSDTPVHVDELCKETGLDPSSALPTLLRLEFKGLVRQLAGKQFRRS, encoded by the coding sequence ATGAGACTGCCTCTTCCGGACGACGACAAACCGGCGGGCCAGAACCAGGCCCACGACCAGCGGGCCCTGATTGGCCTTTCGCTCGTATCGGGGGTGGGGCCGCAGCGCCTCCGGGCCCTTCTGGCCGCCTTCGAGACCCCGAGTGCGATCTTTCGGGCATCGCGCTCGACGCTGACGCAGGTGGACGGGGTGGGCGATCAGACCGCCGAGGCCATCCTCACGTTCGACGACCGGGCGGCGGTGCGGCGGGAAATGAAACGGGCCGACGATTTGGGGGCGTCGCTCGTCTCGCCGTGGGATGCGCGCTTTCCCGACCGCCTCCGCGAAATCTACGACCCGCCCGCGTTCCTGTGGATGCGGGGCACGCTGCCCGAAGACGGGCGCCCGATGGTAACGGTCGTGGGCACCCGCCGCTGCACGGACTACGGGCGGGCCCAGGCGCATCACTTCGGGGCCGCGTTGGCCCGCCGCGGCTTTACGGTGGTAAGCGGACTGGCCTACGGCATCGACGCCGCCGCGCACAAGGGGGCGCTCGACGCCGGGGGCCGCACTATTGCCGTCCTCGGGTCGGGGGTGGGGCACATCTATCCGCAGAAGCATACGGCCCTCGCCGAGCGGATTACCGAGCACGGGGCGGTGCTGTCCGAGTATGGGCTCGACGCAGAGCCCGACGCGCCCCACTTTCCAGAGCGGAATCGCATCCTGAGCGGGGTTGCCCTCGGCACGCTCGTGGTGGAGTCGTACGCGGAGGGTGGGGCCCTCATCACGGCCCGCCTGGCGCTGGAGCAGAACCGGGAGGTATTCGCCGTGCCGGGGGCCATCACCAAAGACTCCAGCCGGGGGACCAACCGCCTCATCCAGAAGGGCCACGCGAAGCTCGTGATGGCGATGGACGATCTGCTGGAGGAGCTTCCGGCGGCGACGGTGGAAGAGCCTGAAGAGGTGGACGCGGAAACCGTGGCCGCGGGGGGCGGACCCGACCCCGACGACCTGTCGGGCGACGCACAGGTGTTGTACAACGCCCTTTCGGATACGCCCGTTCACGTCGACGAGCTGTGCAAAGAAACGGGCCTTGACCCGTCGTCGGCCCTTCCGACTCTCCTCAGGCTTGAGTTTAAGGGCCTCGTGCGTCAGCTCGCAGGGAAGCAATTTCGACGGTCGTAG
- the obgE gene encoding GTPase ObgE has product MKFLDQVDLRVSSGDGGKGIVAWRREKFVPKGGPAGGDGGDGGSVYVEADENLYTLMDLSHNTQVFAGDGEPGGRREQTGASGEDKVIRVPPGTVVKEQTGETIGEVVESGQRICVAEGGQGGRGNAFFKSSTNQAPRESQPGEPGEERDLTFELKLMADVGLVGFPNAGKSTLVSSVSAAEPEVADYPFTTLTPQLGMVYVSEYETFVMADIPGIIEDAHEGKGLGLQFLRHIERTSVLLFVIPITSQDLGEEYEALLHELASHEAGLLDKPRVVALSKIDILAPDERELMPDVVADEFPDDVPLLPISAVADMGLDQLKYTLFDTVHSTRSPDAIDA; this is encoded by the coding sequence ATGAAGTTTCTTGATCAGGTCGATCTCAGAGTGAGCAGTGGGGACGGGGGGAAAGGCATCGTGGCGTGGCGCCGCGAAAAGTTTGTGCCGAAGGGCGGTCCCGCGGGGGGCGACGGGGGGGATGGAGGCTCGGTGTACGTTGAGGCCGACGAGAACCTCTACACGCTGATGGACCTCAGCCACAACACCCAGGTCTTTGCGGGGGATGGTGAGCCGGGGGGACGCCGCGAGCAGACAGGCGCCTCGGGAGAGGACAAGGTCATTCGCGTGCCGCCCGGAACCGTGGTGAAAGAACAGACGGGAGAGACCATCGGAGAGGTCGTGGAGTCGGGACAGCGCATTTGCGTGGCCGAAGGGGGACAGGGGGGGCGGGGCAATGCCTTTTTTAAGTCGAGCACAAACCAGGCCCCCCGCGAGTCGCAGCCCGGTGAGCCGGGAGAAGAGCGCGATCTGACGTTCGAGCTCAAGTTGATGGCGGATGTGGGCCTTGTGGGGTTCCCGAACGCGGGCAAGAGCACACTCGTGTCGTCCGTGTCGGCCGCGGAGCCAGAGGTGGCGGACTACCCATTTACGACACTCACCCCCCAACTGGGGATGGTGTACGTAAGCGAGTACGAAACCTTCGTGATGGCCGACATCCCCGGCATCATTGAGGACGCGCATGAGGGGAAAGGCCTCGGCCTCCAATTCCTCCGTCACATTGAGCGGACGTCGGTCCTACTGTTCGTCATCCCCATCACGTCGCAGGACCTGGGTGAGGAGTACGAGGCGCTTCTCCACGAACTTGCGTCCCACGAGGCCGGCCTCCTCGACAAGCCCCGCGTCGTGGCGCTGTCGAAGATCGACATTCTGGCCCCCGACGAGCGAGAGCTAATGCCCGACGTGGTGGCCGACGAATTCCCGGACGACGTGCCCCTGCTCCCGATCAGTGCCGTGGCCGACATGGGCCTCGACCAGCTCAAGTATACCCTCTTCGACACCGTCCATTCCACGCGATCGCCGGACGCAATCGACGCATGA
- the rnhA gene encoding ribonuclease HI, translating into MNDITIYTDGACSGNPGPGGWAAILLPDDDPDATDPLTGGEPHTTNNRMELTAALEALRALGEQSRVALHTDSEYLSKAFNEGWLDSWQDNDWQTSSNNDVKNQDLWKALLEEAERHEVDWVWVKGHADDELNIMADELAVAAMEQFK; encoded by the coding sequence ATGAACGACATTACCATCTACACCGACGGTGCCTGCAGCGGGAATCCGGGCCCTGGCGGCTGGGCTGCCATCCTCCTTCCCGACGACGACCCCGACGCCACCGACCCGCTCACCGGCGGGGAGCCCCACACCACCAACAATCGCATGGAGCTGACGGCCGCCCTGGAGGCGCTCCGCGCCCTCGGCGAGCAAAGCCGGGTTGCACTCCACACCGACAGCGAGTACCTCTCGAAGGCGTTCAACGAGGGATGGCTCGACAGCTGGCAGGACAACGACTGGCAGACCTCCTCAAACAACGACGTCAAGAACCAAGACCTGTGGAAGGCGCTCCTCGAGGAGGCGGAGCGGCACGAGGTCGACTGGGTGTGGGTGAAGGGCCACGCCGACGACGAGTTGAACATCATGGCCGATGAGCTGGCCGTGGCCGCGATGGAGCAGTTCAAGTGA
- a CDS encoding IMPACT family protein: protein MTDTYRTLENSGRAEHTVDGSRFLAEAVAVANRTAAEEAITAVRTREHKATHHCSAYRLGAAGDTFRYDDDGEPSGTAGRPILRQIDAHDLTDTLIVVTRYFGGTELGTGGLARAYGDAAAAALEQAECVERVVRTPVQIRYEYDDTAPAERVLRQFDADVWDSEYTDVTTLTVGVRASRVEEFVEAFRNALSARGELIRVGGEEAAGG from the coding sequence ATGACGGACACGTATCGCACGCTTGAAAACTCGGGGCGGGCCGAGCACACTGTCGACGGGTCCCGGTTCCTGGCGGAAGCAGTCGCGGTGGCGAACCGGACGGCGGCCGAAGAGGCGATCACTGCTGTCCGCACCCGAGAGCACAAGGCCACGCATCACTGCTCGGCCTACCGGCTCGGTGCGGCCGGCGATACGTTTCGGTACGATGACGATGGGGAGCCGAGTGGCACCGCGGGCCGGCCCATCCTCCGCCAAATTGACGCGCACGACCTTACGGACACGCTCATCGTGGTGACGCGTTACTTTGGCGGGACGGAGTTGGGGACGGGAGGCCTGGCACGAGCCTACGGCGATGCTGCGGCCGCGGCACTGGAGCAGGCGGAGTGTGTGGAGCGCGTCGTGCGGACGCCGGTTCAGATTCGGTACGAGTACGACGACACCGCTCCGGCGGAACGTGTGCTGCGGCAGTTCGACGCGGACGTGTGGGACAGCGAGTACACGGACGTGACGACCCTCACGGTCGGGGTCCGTGCGTCACGGGTAGAGGAATTTGTGGAGGCGTTTCGGAATGCCCTGTCGGCCCGCGGCGAGCTGATCCGTGTGGGCGGCGAGGAGGCGGCGGGAGGCTGA
- a CDS encoding efflux RND transporter periplasmic adaptor subunit has protein sequence MARLAFVGLALLFLLSGCGSSSDEGDDRRRGRGNSSPPSVEAVQARNGTLPLEERMSGTVRARNQVAIYPGLSEPVVAVEVQTGDYVEEGEPLVRLRRVTYEQQVRQAEAALRNAQAEAKGAQASLRGLRAQLKRTERLADQDFESQQQLESLRAQVSQAEASYEQAQAQVEQAESTLQERKTALRRTVVRAPISGYVGQRNVEVGQRVGPDTRLYTIGDLDSMKVRVEVTDRMFGRIRPGQTARIHVPQQDTVLTASVTRMSPFLSEASYSAEAVIEVGNDPRLLNPGMFVEVDVAYGESERATIVPLSALYEDPASNTRGVFVAPTLGTEIPVDVPEDFDTDNPPPLTPPTPTTFREVEVLAEGQQTAGIRGVEPGDWIVTVGQDQVSSAGQERVNARVRPMSWSRLMSLQRLQDTDLLYDVLERQQRVAERRFGNADSTSSDSAQSSIGG, from the coding sequence ATGGCCCGATTGGCTTTCGTCGGTCTCGCGCTTCTTTTCCTGCTAAGCGGCTGTGGCTCGTCCTCCGACGAGGGGGACGACCGCCGCCGAGGGCGGGGAAACAGCTCTCCCCCGTCTGTGGAGGCCGTGCAGGCCCGCAACGGAACCCTTCCGCTGGAGGAGCGGATGAGCGGCACGGTTCGGGCGCGCAACCAGGTGGCGATCTACCCGGGACTGAGCGAGCCGGTCGTCGCCGTAGAGGTCCAGACGGGCGATTATGTCGAGGAGGGCGAGCCCCTCGTGCGCCTCCGGCGCGTGACCTACGAGCAACAGGTTCGACAGGCGGAAGCCGCCCTCCGGAACGCCCAGGCCGAGGCGAAGGGCGCCCAGGCCAGCCTCCGTGGGCTTCGCGCCCAACTAAAACGGACCGAGCGCCTCGCCGACCAGGACTTTGAGAGTCAGCAGCAGCTCGAGTCGTTACGGGCCCAGGTGAGCCAGGCCGAGGCCTCCTACGAGCAGGCCCAGGCTCAGGTGGAGCAGGCCGAGTCCACCCTGCAAGAACGGAAAACGGCCCTCCGCCGCACCGTCGTGCGTGCCCCAATCAGCGGATACGTGGGGCAGCGCAACGTCGAGGTGGGCCAGCGCGTGGGGCCCGACACCCGCCTCTACACCATCGGCGACCTCGACTCCATGAAGGTGCGCGTGGAGGTGACGGACCGGATGTTTGGGCGCATCCGCCCCGGCCAGACGGCCCGCATCCACGTGCCCCAGCAGGACACCGTCCTCACGGCGTCGGTGACTCGCATGTCGCCGTTTCTGAGCGAAGCGTCCTACAGCGCCGAGGCTGTGATCGAGGTCGGGAACGACCCCCGCCTCCTCAATCCCGGGATGTTCGTCGAAGTGGACGTGGCCTACGGGGAAAGCGAGCGGGCCACGATCGTCCCCCTCAGCGCCCTCTACGAAGACCCCGCCTCCAACACCCGCGGCGTCTTTGTGGCCCCGACACTGGGGACGGAGATTCCCGTGGACGTGCCCGAGGACTTCGACACGGACAATCCCCCGCCACTCACCCCCCCAACCCCCACCACCTTTCGGGAAGTTGAGGTGCTCGCAGAGGGCCAACAGACCGCCGGCATCCGGGGCGTCGAGCCGGGGGACTGGATCGTGACCGTCGGCCAGGACCAGGTCAGTTCTGCCGGACAGGAGCGAGTGAACGCCCGCGTCCGCCCCATGTCCTGGTCACGCCTGATGTCGCTGCAGCGCCTTCAGGACACGGACCTGCTCTACGATGTGCTTGAGCGACAGCAGCGCGTTGCGGAGCGGCGCTTCGGCAATGCAGACTCGACCTCCAGCGACTCCGCACAGTCGTCCATTGGGGGCTAG
- a CDS encoding efflux RND transporter permease subunit: MALYDTSIRRPVATAMSFLVVIVVGAVSFYYLPVDLLPEIEYPRVSVTTSYPNVGPEEMEQIITDPVANAVSSVSNVERITSQSSEGDSRVNMEFAQGTDLNAAANDVRAALDRIRDDLPVEAEPPSIRKFDPNSQEIVSISVESSRDLPSLTRLLERNLSKQFEQIPGVGTISVQGGIYRQIQVNVNRDRLAAYDLSAAQVQQAISSSNVALPGGNVKEGLKDLYVRTQGEYQSLDQIRSTVVTTADGAPVQVQDVAEIVDGYEDLGRIAELNGIPVLRLDIQKQSGANTVSVANRVREEVSRVNQTRSDVRLTVVSDQSDFIRKSINNVQNSAIWGSLLAILVLYLFLRNGSTTFIIALSIPISIIATFALLFFNDLTLNQMTFGGLALGVGLIVDNAIVVLENIIRQREEKGRSLREAASIGTREVAGAILASTITTSVIFLPLVFARTTTASLFQSLALVVVFALACSLLVALTLVPMMASRFLTVDAGEGDATADASKSWFQRAFATLENRYSDAIRAALQRRWLVFGATGALLAGALLLWPYVSVELAPQTDANQIDVDMQMAQGTNIAVVMEYLEELEQRVQPMLPQDEVVNVAKQVQPWGAEVEVQLKSAGERSINTFALADSIRAEVTGKVPGADTRVSAQSGLWILRRVFSVGGGNEALRVQLRGYDLEQAQKIAQRVKQELETVEGVAGARSGRREGQPEQNIRFLRNKISSLGLTTQEVARAVQTNLGGSRAASYRAGGEQFPITVRLRPEDRLSVQDLDNVSIQTPDGTSVPLSTLVTTQRGRGPTEIQRINGQRVTYISANLTSDAVLGEVVNRAREKVSTLSLPEGFSVTFGGQYREQQKAQTDFLIAIFMALVLIYMVMAGQFERFLDPLIVMFSVPLVLVGVLPTLVFTGTTVNIQSVMGFVMLIGIVVNNAIVLVDYINLMRREQDLPLKEAVAEAGRLRLRPILMTTLTTVLGLVPLALGIGAGAEIQAALARVVIGGLTASTLITLLLIPVAYVSLELAARTVRSKLPDWSWLPDSTVQPRRA, from the coding sequence ATGGCTCTTTACGATACATCCATTCGGCGCCCCGTCGCGACGGCGATGTCGTTCCTCGTCGTGATCGTCGTGGGGGCCGTGAGCTTCTACTACCTCCCGGTGGACCTGCTTCCCGAGATTGAGTACCCGCGGGTGTCGGTGACGACCAGTTACCCGAACGTGGGGCCCGAGGAGATGGAGCAGATCATCACCGACCCGGTCGCGAATGCGGTCTCGAGCGTGTCGAACGTGGAGCGCATCACCTCCCAATCGTCGGAGGGCGACAGCCGCGTGAACATGGAGTTTGCACAGGGCACCGACCTCAACGCCGCCGCGAACGATGTGCGCGCTGCTCTCGACCGCATTCGGGACGACCTGCCGGTCGAGGCCGAGCCGCCCAGCATCCGAAAGTTTGACCCGAACAGCCAGGAGATCGTCTCGATCTCTGTCGAGTCGAGTCGGGACTTGCCCTCACTCACCCGGCTGCTGGAGCGCAACCTCAGCAAGCAGTTCGAGCAGATACCCGGGGTCGGGACGATCAGCGTGCAGGGGGGGATCTATCGGCAAATTCAGGTAAATGTGAACCGCGACCGGCTCGCGGCCTATGATCTCTCCGCCGCACAGGTCCAGCAGGCCATCTCTTCCTCCAACGTGGCCCTTCCGGGCGGCAACGTGAAGGAGGGCCTCAAGGACCTGTACGTGCGAACGCAGGGGGAGTACCAGTCCCTAGACCAGATTCGAAGCACCGTCGTGACCACGGCCGACGGAGCGCCCGTGCAGGTCCAGGACGTGGCGGAGATCGTCGACGGCTACGAAGACCTCGGCCGGATCGCAGAGCTGAACGGGATACCGGTGCTTCGACTCGACATCCAGAAGCAGAGCGGGGCCAACACCGTGAGCGTCGCGAACCGGGTCCGCGAGGAGGTGAGCCGCGTGAATCAGACCCGCTCGGACGTCCGCCTGACGGTTGTAAGCGACCAGAGCGACTTCATCCGGAAGTCGATCAACAACGTCCAGAACTCGGCCATCTGGGGCTCGCTGTTGGCCATCCTCGTGCTTTACCTGTTCCTGCGGAACGGGTCGACGACGTTCATCATCGCGCTGTCGATCCCCATCTCGATCATCGCGACGTTTGCATTGCTGTTCTTCAACGATCTAACGTTGAACCAGATGACATTCGGGGGGCTGGCCCTGGGGGTGGGCCTGATCGTCGACAACGCGATCGTGGTCTTAGAGAACATTATTCGACAGCGCGAGGAGAAGGGCCGGTCTCTGCGCGAGGCGGCATCGATAGGGACCCGCGAGGTGGCGGGCGCCATCCTGGCCTCCACGATCACCACCTCCGTGATCTTCCTCCCGCTCGTCTTCGCCCGCACGACGACGGCCTCCCTCTTCCAGTCCCTCGCGCTGGTCGTGGTCTTTGCGCTGGCCTGCTCGCTGCTCGTGGCGCTTACGCTGGTGCCGATGATGGCCAGCCGCTTCCTTACCGTCGACGCTGGCGAGGGGGATGCCACCGCAGACGCGTCGAAGTCCTGGTTCCAGCGTGCCTTCGCGACTCTAGAGAACCGGTACTCCGACGCCATCCGGGCCGCACTGCAGCGACGCTGGCTGGTGTTCGGCGCGACGGGCGCCCTGCTGGCAGGCGCCCTCCTGCTCTGGCCCTACGTGTCCGTCGAATTGGCCCCGCAGACCGACGCCAACCAGATCGACGTGGACATGCAGATGGCACAGGGCACCAACATCGCCGTGGTGATGGAGTACCTGGAGGAGCTGGAGCAGCGGGTCCAGCCCATGCTCCCGCAGGACGAGGTCGTGAACGTTGCCAAGCAGGTGCAGCCCTGGGGGGCCGAGGTGGAAGTGCAGCTGAAATCGGCCGGGGAGCGTTCCATCAACACCTTCGCCCTCGCCGACAGCATTCGGGCGGAGGTGACCGGCAAGGTGCCGGGAGCCGACACTCGCGTGAGCGCGCAGTCGGGACTCTGGATCCTACGACGCGTCTTCAGCGTGGGGGGCGGAAATGAGGCCCTGCGGGTTCAGCTCCGCGGGTACGACCTTGAGCAGGCCCAGAAGATTGCGCAGCGCGTGAAGCAGGAGCTCGAAACCGTAGAAGGGGTGGCCGGGGCGCGCAGCGGACGGCGCGAGGGCCAGCCCGAGCAGAACATCCGGTTTCTTCGGAACAAGATCTCGTCTCTCGGCCTCACGACCCAGGAGGTGGCGCGGGCCGTCCAGACCAACCTCGGGGGCAGCCGGGCCGCCTCCTACCGTGCCGGTGGTGAGCAATTCCCGATCACGGTCCGCCTCCGTCCCGAGGACCGTCTTTCCGTGCAGGACCTGGACAACGTGTCCATTCAGACGCCAGACGGGACCTCGGTCCCTCTTTCGACGCTCGTGACGACTCAGCGCGGCCGCGGCCCGACGGAGATCCAGCGCATCAACGGGCAGCGCGTCACCTACATCTCGGCCAACCTGACCAGCGACGCCGTCCTGGGCGAGGTGGTCAACCGGGCCCGAGAGAAGGTGTCGACCCTTTCTCTTCCCGAGGGCTTTTCGGTCACATTCGGGGGCCAGTACCGCGAGCAGCAGAAGGCGCAGACCGACTTCTTAATCGCCATCTTCATGGCCCTTGTGCTCATCTACATGGTGATGGCTGGGCAGTTCGAGCGCTTCCTAGACCCACTCATCGTCATGTTTAGCGTCCCGCTTGTTCTGGTGGGCGTGCTGCCGACGCTCGTCTTCACCGGCACCACCGTTAATATTCAGAGCGTGATGGGGTTCGTCATGCTTATCGGCATCGTGGTAAACAACGCAATTGTGCTGGTCGACTACATCAACCTGATGCGGCGGGAGCAGGACCTCCCTCTGAAGGAGGCCGTGGCCGAGGCCGGGCGGCTGCGCCTGCGGCCCATCCTGATGACCACGCTTACGACAGTGCTAGGACTGGTGCCCCTCGCGCTGGGCATCGGTGCCGGGGCGGAGATTCAAGCCGCGCTCGCGCGGGTCGTGATTGGGGGACTCACGGCGTCGACGCTCATCACACTCCTGCTCATTCCGGTGGCCTACGTGAGCCTCGAGCTGGCGGCCCGCACCGTGCGGTCGAAGCTTCCGGACTGGTCCTGGCTTCCCGACTCTACGGTGCAGCCCCGGCGGGCGTAG
- a CDS encoding SAM-dependent methyltransferase, translating to MRLARFSAHTLAVPLLACSLLGTGLLPLSGCAQDQDDSATRGPDTSVAQVPLPATSPSIVDSTVDADVPFVVSPEKTVEGMLELAGVSASDTVYDLGSGDGRVPITAAKRHGARGVGIEIKPDLVQRARKRAALAGVSDQVEFRRQDLFEADFSDATVVTMYLFPEVNLRLRPMLFEQLDPGTRVVSHSFDMNGWAPDSTVSVDGDVLYLWTIPEEVPAHLQE from the coding sequence ATGCGTCTCGCCCGCTTCTCCGCGCACACCCTGGCCGTTCCGCTTCTCGCGTGCAGTCTCTTGGGGACCGGACTGCTTCCCCTTTCCGGCTGTGCGCAGGATCAGGATGACTCGGCGACCCGCGGGCCGGACACCTCGGTCGCTCAGGTCCCATTGCCCGCTACGTCTCCCTCCATTGTGGACTCGACGGTCGATGCCGACGTGCCGTTCGTCGTAAGCCCCGAGAAGACGGTTGAAGGCATGCTGGAGCTTGCCGGCGTCTCGGCGTCCGATACAGTGTACGACCTCGGCAGTGGCGACGGGCGCGTCCCCATCACGGCCGCCAAGCGCCATGGCGCCCGGGGCGTCGGGATTGAGATTAAACCCGATCTCGTCCAGCGGGCTCGCAAGCGCGCCGCGCTCGCCGGCGTGAGCGATCAGGTGGAATTTCGGCGACAGGACCTCTTCGAGGCCGACTTCAGTGACGCAACCGTCGTGACGATGTACCTCTTCCCGGAGGTCAACCTGCGGCTCCGACCGATGCTCTTCGAGCAGCTCGACCCGGGGACGCGGGTCGTCTCTCACAGTTTCGACATGAACGGCTGGGCACCGGATTCCACTGTGAGCGTGGACGGGGACGTGTTGTACCTCTGGACCATCCCCGAGGAGGTTCCCGCCCACCTGCAGGAGTAG
- a CDS encoding DUF2256 domain-containing protein, whose product MSHQNLPTKTCPVCNREFEWRKKWEDDWENVKYCSERCRRNKDRDHIPWAKEE is encoded by the coding sequence ATGAGTCACCAAAATCTCCCGACCAAAACGTGTCCCGTATGCAACCGCGAGTTTGAATGGCGAAAGAAGTGGGAGGATGACTGGGAGAACGTGAAATACTGCAGCGAACGCTGTCGCCGCAACAAAGACCGCGACCACATCCCCTGGGCCAAGGAGGAATAG
- a CDS encoding DASH family cryptochrome: MLSTALVWIRNDLRVRDHAPLRYAADHYDQVIPVYCFDPRHFGTTMFDLPKMSSVRARFLRESVQDLRDSFQDLGANLVVRRGRPEDILPELVRQTDANEVLQFQEIGGEEEEVETAVEDALRDTDATPGFFWGKTLYHIDDVPFDGPDDIPKVYTNFRKAVEKKSTVRPTLDAPDSLLPLPEDIDPGTIPTLDDLGFDDDGTVDERGVLPFRGGESRGHDRIDEYIWRGDFLKKYKATRNGLLGANYSAKFSAWLAHGCITPRQIHEEVERYEDQRVDNKSTYWMKFELIWRDFFSYVTWKAGERLFRPGGINGNDIDWRYYDKSFERWAAGTTGIPFVDANMRELNLTGYMSNRGRQNVASMLSQSLKLDWRMGAAYFESRLVDYDVASNWGNWAYNSRVGNDPRARYFNIVKQAKRYDEDGEYVRYWLPELKDVPDKYVHEPHRMSHEQQKKYGCVLGADYPKPVVDLDKTYQRIQNERG, encoded by the coding sequence GTGCTTTCAACCGCTCTCGTCTGGATTCGGAACGACCTCCGCGTACGCGATCACGCCCCGCTTCGCTACGCGGCCGACCACTACGACCAGGTCATTCCGGTTTACTGCTTCGATCCCCGCCACTTCGGCACGACAATGTTCGACCTGCCGAAGATGAGTTCGGTCCGGGCCCGCTTCCTCCGCGAAAGCGTGCAGGACCTTCGAGACTCGTTTCAGGACCTCGGGGCGAACCTCGTGGTCCGTCGGGGACGCCCTGAGGACATCCTGCCGGAGCTCGTGCGGCAGACCGACGCCAACGAGGTGCTGCAATTTCAGGAAATCGGGGGGGAAGAGGAGGAGGTGGAGACGGCCGTGGAGGATGCGCTCCGGGACACCGACGCGACGCCCGGCTTCTTCTGGGGGAAGACCCTCTACCACATTGACGACGTTCCTTTCGACGGCCCCGACGACATCCCGAAAGTCTACACGAACTTTCGGAAGGCCGTAGAGAAGAAGAGCACGGTCCGGCCCACCTTGGACGCGCCGGACTCGCTGCTTCCCCTGCCCGAGGACATCGACCCCGGCACGATCCCCACGCTCGACGACCTCGGCTTCGACGATGACGGGACCGTTGACGAGCGAGGCGTCCTTCCCTTCCGGGGCGGCGAAAGCCGCGGGCACGACCGCATCGACGAGTACATCTGGCGGGGGGACTTTCTAAAGAAGTACAAGGCGACGCGCAACGGCCTGCTCGGCGCCAACTATTCCGCGAAGTTCAGTGCCTGGCTCGCCCACGGCTGCATCACCCCCCGGCAAATCCACGAGGAGGTGGAGCGATACGAGGACCAACGGGTCGACAACAAGTCCACGTACTGGATGAAGTTTGAGCTGATCTGGCGCGACTTCTTCAGCTACGTCACGTGGAAGGCCGGCGAGCGCCTCTTCCGCCCCGGCGGCATCAACGGCAACGACATCGACTGGCGCTACTATGACAAGTCCTTCGAGCGATGGGCCGCCGGCACGACCGGCATCCCGTTCGTCGACGCCAACATGCGGGAGCTCAACCTGACCGGCTACATGTCCAACCGGGGCCGCCAGAACGTGGCCAGCATGCTCTCACAGAGCCTAAAGCTGGACTGGCGAATGGGGGCGGCCTACTTCGAGTCGCGCCTCGTAGACTACGACGTGGCCTCCAACTGGGGCAACTGGGCCTACAACTCCCGCGTGGGCAACGACCCGCGGGCCCGGTACTTCAACATCGTGAAGCAGGCGAAGCGCTACGACGAGGACGGTGAGTACGTCCGCTACTGGCTTCCCGAGTTGAAGGACGTCCCCGACAAGTACGTGCACGAGCCCCATCGCATGAGCCACGAGCAGCAAAAGAAGTACGGCTGCGTCCTCGGGGCCGACTATCCGAAGCCCGTCGTGGATCTGGACAAGACGTACCAGCGGATTCAAAACGAGCGCGGTTGA